Proteins from a genomic interval of Undibacterium parvum:
- a CDS encoding polyamine aminopropyltransferase, whose product MNKKILILSVFVVASCGLAYELIAGALSSYLLGDSILQFSTIIGCYLFAMGVGAHFSKYVKDEDVLSRFVDIELAVGLIGGVSAALLFMTFTWMAAPFRILLYVLVFLIGALVGMEVPLVMRALNARDTGFNELVSRVLTFDYLGALAVSLLFPLVLAPYLGLARTGFLFGMLNVAVALWTIHVFKAELKNIAGRFLRAASVMCFLVFGFIMSDRLVAWGEHGLFGDEIVFTTSTPYQRLVITHWKDDLRLYINGNLQFSSRDEYRYHEALVHPVMQTLPWARSVLILGGGDGLALREVLRYPNVKQVTLVDLDPAMTTAFTQRPELVKLNHASFSDPRVTVVNADAAIWLQNTQDMFDAAIVDFPDPSSFALGKLYSVPFYGILKKHLAASGLMVVQATSPFFAPHAFWTIDATLREVGLRTYPYHAYVPSFGEWGFVLASPQQAYSPPTEYRLPMRYLNAATTREMFSFPPDMPRQEMPANRLNTQSLVHEFEQDWRQVIR is encoded by the coding sequence ATGAATAAAAAAATATTAATTCTTTCGGTCTTCGTGGTCGCCTCCTGCGGTTTAGCCTATGAGCTGATCGCGGGCGCCTTGTCTAGCTACCTGCTGGGCGACTCTATCTTGCAATTTTCTACCATCATAGGCTGCTACCTGTTTGCCATGGGAGTGGGCGCGCATTTTTCTAAATATGTCAAAGACGAGGACGTGCTATCGCGCTTTGTCGACATTGAGCTTGCGGTGGGTTTAATCGGTGGCGTTTCAGCCGCTTTATTGTTTATGACCTTCACCTGGATGGCGGCACCGTTTCGCATTTTGCTGTACGTGCTGGTGTTCTTGATCGGTGCCCTAGTCGGCATGGAAGTGCCTCTGGTGATGCGCGCCCTGAACGCCCGTGATACCGGCTTCAATGAGCTGGTCAGCCGCGTACTAACCTTCGATTATCTGGGTGCGTTGGCGGTCTCGCTCTTGTTTCCGCTGGTACTGGCGCCGTATCTGGGGCTGGCGCGCACCGGTTTTTTATTTGGCATGCTCAATGTGGCGGTGGCGCTGTGGACTATTCACGTATTTAAGGCCGAACTGAAAAACATAGCCGGCCGTTTTTTGCGGGCCGCTAGCGTCATGTGTTTTCTGGTGTTTGGCTTCATCATGTCGGACCGTTTGGTGGCTTGGGGTGAGCACGGCTTATTTGGCGACGAAATCGTATTTACCACCAGCACACCATATCAGCGTCTGGTGATCACGCACTGGAAAGACGATCTGCGTCTGTACATCAATGGCAATCTACAGTTTTCTTCACGCGACGAATATCGCTACCACGAAGCGCTGGTGCATCCGGTGATGCAAACCCTGCCGTGGGCGCGCTCTGTTTTGATACTTGGCGGTGGCGATGGTTTGGCTTTGCGCGAAGTACTGCGCTATCCGAATGTCAAACAGGTGACGCTGGTCGATCTTGATCCCGCCATGACGACCGCCTTTACCCAACGCCCTGAGCTGGTAAAACTCAATCATGCTTCATTCAGTGATCCTAGGGTGACAGTGGTGAATGCGGATGCCGCCATCTGGTTGCAAAATACGCAGGACATGTTTGATGCCGCCATCGTTGATTTCCCCGATCCGTCTAGCTTCGCCTTAGGCAAGCTGTATTCGGTACCGTTTTACGGCATTTTAAAAAAACACCTGGCTGCCAGCGGTTTGATGGTGGTGCAGGCCACCTCACCGTTTTTTGCGCCACACGCGTTTTGGACTATCGATGCCACGCTGCGCGAAGTCGGTCTGCGCACTTATCCATATCACGCCTATGTGCCCTCGTTTGGCGAATGGGGTTTTGTGCTGGCCTCACCGCAGCAGGCGTATTCCCCGCCTACCGAATATCGTCTGCCTATGCGCTACCTGAATGCCGCTACCACGCGTGAAATGTTTAGCTTCCCGCCGGATATGCCGCGTCAGGAAATGCCGGCCAATCGCCTCAATACCCAGTCCTTGGTGCATGAATTTGAGCAAGACTGGCGTCAGGTAATCCGCTGA
- a CDS encoding ecotin has protein sequence MLKTVKKFFGASLLVMCVMPISQAADNMQAFPAAEPGMLRHVLQVPVQEDEAGFKVELIVGKTVEVDAHNRYFFGGQISTETIQGWGFERYLVKQIGPMAGTLMAIDPNAPKLARFVSLGGEPFLIRYNSRLPIVVYVPAGTEVRYRIWSASPETRSMEKS, from the coding sequence ATGCTCAAGACTGTCAAAAAATTCTTCGGTGCTAGCCTATTGGTAATGTGTGTCATGCCTATCAGCCAGGCGGCTGACAATATGCAGGCGTTTCCGGCAGCCGAACCAGGCATGCTCAGACATGTCTTGCAAGTGCCGGTGCAAGAAGATGAGGCTGGGTTCAAGGTCGAATTAATCGTCGGTAAGACAGTAGAGGTGGACGCGCACAATCGTTATTTTTTCGGCGGCCAGATCAGCACCGAAACCATACAGGGCTGGGGTTTCGAGCGCTATCTGGTCAAACAAATCGGGCCTATGGCGGGCACGCTGATGGCGATAGACCCAAATGCGCCTAAGCTGGCGCGCTTTGTTAGCCTGGGCGGCGAGCCTTTTTTGATCCGCTATAACAGCCGTTTGCCTATCGTGGTGTATGTGCCTGCAGGGACTGAAGTGCGTTACCGCATTTGGAGTGCAAGTCCTGAAACCAGGAGCATGGAAAAATCCTAG
- a CDS encoding NAD(P)-binding protein: MKRRSFLVWSAASGAAALGSAAGFSRWQEIDTSVNFPGREQGHFLRNNLRKNSAMPPPSEIINTDVLILGSGIAGLTAAWKLNKLGRQDFLMIKGPQPYGNAAGGHFGDLAYPTGGHYLPLPSPESVHVREILSDLGIIQRNPYSEKPYYDERYLLHGPEERLLINGKWQDGFIPTAGVPPQDLAEHQRFFAEVERLRNLHGSDGKRVFVFPTVQSSADPEWQALDKITLKTWLEQNGYHAPSLHWYLNYCCRDDYGTRYDQVSAWAGLHYYCSRWGQAENAGNGAWLTWPGGMQPVAEAIDKAAGGGRKNGTAISLTPTPDGVEALCFELINGVATTYTVRARKAICAMPLYVAARVIENIRQYGFDPTLHTPVYAPWMVANFLMKAFPKELPEAPLSWDNVVYQEPGLGYVVSTHQDIRVTPPDKTVFSAYVALSDRSPEQARKWMETASPKELLAVASADLKTAYGWRFAANVERVDITLRGHAMAAPRPGFRSNAGLKALRELDGPILFAHADLSGFSVFEEAAWWGYRAAKLAVR, translated from the coding sequence ATGAAGCGTCGTTCGTTTCTGGTCTGGAGCGCCGCCAGTGGTGCCGCTGCGCTGGGTAGCGCTGCTGGATTTAGCCGCTGGCAAGAGATCGATACCAGCGTGAACTTCCCCGGCCGCGAGCAAGGGCATTTTTTACGCAATAATTTGCGTAAGAACAGCGCCATGCCGCCGCCTTCAGAAATCATCAATACCGATGTGTTGATCTTGGGCTCAGGCATTGCCGGCCTGACTGCCGCGTGGAAGCTAAACAAACTAGGGCGGCAAGATTTTTTGATGATCAAGGGGCCGCAGCCATATGGCAATGCAGCCGGTGGCCATTTTGGCGATCTGGCCTACCCGACCGGCGGCCATTATCTGCCGCTGCCTTCGCCCGAGTCTGTGCATGTGCGCGAAATTTTGAGTGATCTGGGTATCATCCAGCGCAATCCATACAGCGAAAAACCTTACTACGACGAGCGCTACCTGTTGCATGGGCCGGAAGAGCGTTTGCTGATCAACGGCAAATGGCAGGATGGCTTCATCCCCACAGCAGGCGTGCCGCCGCAAGATCTGGCCGAGCATCAGCGCTTCTTCGCCGAAGTCGAGCGGCTGCGCAATTTGCATGGCAGCGATGGCAAGCGCGTGTTTGTATTCCCCACCGTGCAGTCTTCGGCCGATCCCGAGTGGCAGGCGCTGGATAAGATCACGCTGAAAACCTGGTTAGAGCAAAACGGCTATCACGCACCCAGCCTGCACTGGTATCTGAATTATTGCTGCCGTGATGATTATGGTACGCGCTACGACCAGGTCTCGGCCTGGGCCGGCTTGCATTACTACTGCAGCCGCTGGGGCCAGGCCGAGAACGCCGGCAATGGTGCCTGGCTGACCTGGCCAGGCGGCATGCAACCAGTGGCCGAAGCAATCGATAAAGCCGCCGGGGGTGGCCGTAAAAACGGCACCGCCATCTCGCTCACACCCACGCCAGATGGGGTGGAGGCGCTGTGCTTTGAACTGATCAATGGCGTTGCCACCACCTACACGGTACGCGCCCGTAAAGCCATCTGCGCCATGCCGCTGTATGTGGCGGCACGCGTGATCGAGAATATCCGGCAATATGGCTTTGATCCGACCCTACATACGCCGGTCTACGCGCCGTGGATGGTGGCGAACTTTCTCATGAAAGCCTTCCCCAAGGAATTGCCGGAAGCGCCGCTGTCGTGGGATAACGTGGTGTATCAGGAACCGGGACTCGGTTATGTGGTCTCTACCCATCAGGATATACGCGTCACGCCGCCGGACAAAACCGTGTTCAGCGCCTATGTCGCGCTGTCCGACCGCAGCCCTGAACAGGCGCGCAAATGGATGGAGACAGCCAGCCCGAAAGAATTACTCGCCGTAGCCAGCGCCGACTTAAAGACTGCCTACGGCTGGCGCTTTGCCGCTAACGTAGAGCGGGTCGACATCACCTTACGCGGTCACGCCATGGCCGCGCCACGTCCTGGCTTTCGTAGCAATGCCGGTCTGAAGGCGCTGCGAGAATTAGACGGCCCGATTCTGTTCGCACACGCCGACTTGTCAGGCTTTTCGGTATTTGAAGAAGCCGCATGGTGGGGCTATCGCGCGGCCAAATTGGCGGTACGATAG
- a CDS encoding tautomerase family protein: MPLITISVCKPKSNEFKSLILDTIHLALQHVGVPATDKFQRVLELDAEDFRFDTGYPDVQGARTSDFVLIEILWSLGRSVKVKKEFLSFLMQEFSKKNIQPENVMLVFKETQWENWSFSGGRLLHT, from the coding sequence ATGCCACTCATTACCATTAGCGTCTGCAAACCAAAATCAAACGAATTTAAATCACTGATTTTAGATACCATCCATCTGGCCTTGCAGCATGTCGGCGTGCCCGCTACCGACAAGTTCCAGCGCGTGTTGGAATTAGATGCTGAAGACTTTCGCTTTGATACTGGCTATCCGGATGTGCAAGGCGCGCGTACTAGCGATTTTGTGTTGATCGAGATACTCTGGTCGCTAGGCCGTAGTGTCAAAGTAAAAAAAGAATTTCTATCCTTCTTAATGCAGGAATTTAGCAAGAAAAATATACAGCCAGAAAATGTCATGCTGGTGTTCAAGGAAACCCAGTGGGAAAACTGGTCGTTTTCCGGTGGTCGTCTGCTGCACACTTAA
- a CDS encoding HD domain-containing protein produces MRARAHFVRMQDGSAEDWKIIAEEFMQYSKGLPDRVIRHLQLLEGDFGGFRIDRYTHSLQTATRALRDGRDDEYVCCALLHDIGDTLGSFNHPDIAAAILKPFVSEENLWMVQHHGIFQGYYFFHHLGMDRDMREQFRSNPNFERTAEFCELYDSPSFDPHAETFPVVEFEPMLRKLFANPRNTIYTSKDLE; encoded by the coding sequence ATGCGTGCCCGTGCTCATTTTGTCCGTATGCAAGACGGCAGTGCCGAGGATTGGAAAATTATCGCAGAAGAATTTATGCAGTACAGCAAGGGCTTGCCGGATCGCGTGATACGTCATCTGCAATTGCTAGAAGGTGATTTTGGCGGCTTTCGTATCGATCGCTATACCCACTCGCTGCAGACCGCCACCCGCGCCTTGCGCGATGGCCGCGATGATGAATATGTGTGCTGTGCCTTGCTGCATGATATCGGTGACACTTTAGGCTCCTTCAATCATCCGGATATCGCGGCGGCGATTTTAAAACCCTTCGTCAGCGAAGAAAATCTGTGGATGGTGCAACATCACGGGATTTTTCAGGGCTATTATTTCTTCCATCATCTGGGCATGGACAGAGATATGCGCGAGCAATTTCGCAGCAATCCGAATTTCGAACGTACTGCAGAATTTTGCGAATTATACGATAGCCCATCCTTCGATCCGCATGCCGAGACTTTCCCTGTGGTCGAGTTTGAACCTATGCTGCGTAAGCTGTTTGCCAATCCAAGAAACACTATTTACACAAGTAAAGACTTAGAATGA